One part of the Desulfovibrio desulfuricans genome encodes these proteins:
- a CDS encoding glycoside hydrolase family 108 protein, which translates to MDRKEVLRRAFGFSMSEEGRDKFTDDKRDAGGPTKWGMALNYNRDIIPDKDGNGVIDAADVKQLTEADALVMYEKRYWRPNIKPEYPDALAFMLVDMMLNPGPGATPKLLQQALKACGQKVDVDGDIGGQTLAAVAAVDLVSLLRALADQRLAYYQSRPKFPVYGKGWTSRTRRCLEAALQMARGQ; encoded by the coding sequence ATGGATCGCAAGGAAGTTCTGCGACGCGCCTTTGGCTTCAGCATGAGCGAGGAAGGGCGCGACAAATTCACCGACGATAAGCGCGACGCGGGCGGCCCAACCAAGTGGGGCATGGCCCTGAACTATAACCGCGACATCATTCCCGACAAGGACGGCAACGGCGTCATAGATGCCGCCGACGTCAAGCAGCTTACAGAAGCCGACGCCCTGGTCATGTACGAAAAACGCTACTGGCGGCCCAACATCAAGCCGGAATACCCGGACGCCCTGGCCTTTATGCTGGTGGACATGATGCTCAACCCCGGCCCTGGGGCAACTCCCAAGCTGCTGCAACAGGCGCTCAAGGCCTGCGGCCAGAAGGTGGACGTGGACGGCGATATCGGCGGGCAAACCCTTGCCGCGGTCGCGGCGGTCGATCTTGTGTCCCTGCTCCGCGCCCTCGCGGATCAGCGCCTTGCCTACTACCAGTCGCGGCCCAAATTCCCGGTGTACGGCAAGGGCTGGACTTCCAGAACCCGGCGCTGCCTTGAGGCCGCGCTGCAAATGGCGCGGGGGCAGTAA
- a CDS encoding phage virion morphogenesis protein, with translation MFSVRITGNQQINAVLNRFSAEIRERQKLARRMGGYVRTLSRQNIKRQRTVDGAAMTPAQKRREARPMLMGLHRDMKVRAAAGNQGVTVSWDNALMAAIGYRHQEGVGEEWGPKRARTVYGQPDYKARATRAQAKALLREGYRLMVPAKGGGRRPMRVTVQWIEEKMTLGQAGLILRLIRTGQTKGKQSWRDTVPARPFLGVTPQQAEDLSRKLVKSLLTAARA, from the coding sequence ATGTTTAGCGTGCGCATCACGGGCAACCAGCAGATCAATGCCGTTCTAAACAGATTTTCTGCGGAGATCAGGGAGCGCCAAAAGTTGGCCCGCCGCATGGGCGGCTATGTGCGCACCCTGTCCCGGCAAAATATCAAGCGCCAGCGCACGGTTGACGGCGCGGCCATGACCCCGGCGCAAAAGCGCCGAGAGGCCCGCCCCATGCTCATGGGGCTGCATCGCGACATGAAGGTGCGCGCGGCAGCAGGCAACCAGGGCGTGACCGTCAGTTGGGACAATGCCCTCATGGCCGCCATCGGCTACCGCCACCAGGAAGGAGTAGGCGAGGAATGGGGGCCAAAGCGCGCCCGCACCGTCTACGGGCAGCCGGACTACAAGGCCCGCGCCACCCGCGCCCAGGCCAAGGCTCTGCTGCGCGAGGGCTACCGCCTCATGGTTCCGGCCAAGGGCGGCGGGCGCAGGCCCATGCGCGTCACCGTGCAGTGGATTGAAGAAAAAATGACCCTGGGCCAGGCCGGGTTGATCCTGCGCCTGATCCGCACAGGCCAGACCAAGGGCAAACAGTCCTGGCGCGACACCGTGCCGGCGCGGCCTTTCCTCGGCGTTACGCCGCAGCAGGCCGAGGATCTGTCCCGAAAGCTCGTCAAAAGTTTGCTCACAGCCGCCCGCGCATAA
- the gpM gene encoding phage terminase small subunit — protein sequence MGSLMLQFQRAHKANTGTVVGQLPEVAPPAPPTGLPSGLMAGQQLAAFCTASLTEDLRALKEVSSHASRDITKRDVLIPKYADYVRRLREAGHTHELIGYYLVWLMDSGMIEEGLELALWCVGNGQTLPECFSSKLPYFVSDTLLTWAEAETAAGRTVQPYLDQWSTAVTAAPDAWNLPDVITGRWRKVLAQQAELAGDLAAAKPHYEAALALGAKCKTALGDVTRKLEKAQGAETTAPEPEEITPAADQPEVAATGEG from the coding sequence ATGGGCAGCCTCATGCTCCAGTTCCAGCGCGCTCACAAGGCGAACACGGGAACCGTGGTCGGCCAGTTGCCGGAAGTGGCACCCCCCGCGCCCCCCACCGGCCTGCCCTCCGGCCTCATGGCCGGGCAGCAGTTGGCGGCCTTCTGCACAGCCTCGCTTACGGAGGATCTGCGCGCCCTCAAGGAAGTGTCCAGCCACGCCAGCCGCGACATCACCAAGCGCGATGTGCTCATTCCCAAGTATGCGGACTATGTGCGCCGCCTGCGCGAGGCCGGGCACACGCACGAGCTGATCGGCTATTACCTGGTCTGGCTCATGGATTCCGGCATGATTGAAGAAGGCCTTGAGCTGGCCCTCTGGTGCGTTGGCAACGGTCAAACCCTGCCCGAATGCTTCAGCAGCAAGCTGCCCTACTTTGTTTCGGACACCCTGCTCACCTGGGCGGAAGCCGAAACCGCAGCCGGCCGCACTGTGCAGCCCTACCTTGACCAGTGGAGCACAGCAGTTACCGCCGCGCCCGATGCCTGGAACCTGCCCGATGTTATCACCGGGCGCTGGCGCAAGGTGCTGGCCCAGCAGGCGGAACTTGCGGGCGACCTCGCCGCGGCCAAGCCGCACTACGAGGCGGCGCTGGCCCTGGGGGCCAAGTGCAAAACCGCCCTGGGCGACGTTACCCGCAAGCTTGAAAAAGCGCAGGGAGCGGAAACCACCGCGCCCGAACCTGAAGAAATCACCCCCGCAGCAGACCAGCCCGAAGTGGCGGCAACTGGCGAGGGTTAG
- a CDS encoding phage major capsid protein, P2 family yields the protein MRDQTRKLFKILCARFAAGFGVADVSQQFSVSPTVQQLLKDKIVEASTFLPRINFIIVDELKGENILAGASGPVTGRTDTTGDAERSPRDVLGLEKFTYELAATQSDVYMRYNTVDAWAKFKDMAERYSRYVWARMASDMEIIGWNGVSVAATTNLVANPMLQDVNKGWLQYMRDNKPANVLPQGSVAGKIRFGAGGDFVNLDVAVHDLLQGIPSFLRQDLVALIGTDLIAQEKSALMAAVGGKPTEKTLAQLSLATFGGLPWETPSNFPARGLVITSLDNLSIYQQDGSWRRQIVDNPKKDRVEDYNSRNEGYVVETPEKLVAWEFNNVKLEGEW from the coding sequence ATGCGCGACCAAACCCGCAAACTTTTCAAAATTCTCTGCGCCCGCTTTGCCGCAGGCTTTGGCGTGGCCGACGTCAGCCAGCAGTTTTCCGTATCGCCCACCGTACAGCAGTTGCTCAAGGACAAGATCGTGGAAGCCTCCACCTTCCTGCCCCGCATCAATTTCATCATCGTGGACGAGCTGAAGGGCGAAAACATCCTGGCCGGCGCGTCCGGCCCTGTCACCGGCCGCACAGACACCACGGGTGATGCCGAGCGCAGCCCGCGCGACGTGCTCGGGCTGGAAAAATTCACTTACGAACTGGCAGCCACCCAGTCCGACGTCTACATGCGCTACAACACCGTGGACGCCTGGGCCAAGTTCAAGGACATGGCCGAGCGCTATTCCCGTTATGTATGGGCGCGTATGGCCTCCGATATGGAGATCATCGGCTGGAACGGCGTAAGCGTTGCCGCCACCACCAACCTTGTGGCCAATCCCATGTTGCAGGACGTGAACAAGGGCTGGCTGCAATACATGCGCGACAACAAACCCGCCAACGTGCTGCCCCAGGGCAGTGTGGCAGGCAAAATCCGCTTTGGCGCTGGCGGCGACTTTGTGAACCTCGACGTGGCCGTGCACGACCTTTTGCAGGGCATCCCCTCCTTCCTGCGTCAGGATCTGGTGGCGCTTATCGGCACAGACCTGATCGCGCAGGAAAAGTCCGCTCTCATGGCCGCAGTGGGCGGCAAACCTACGGAAAAAACCCTTGCCCAGCTCTCGCTTGCCACCTTTGGCGGCCTGCCCTGGGAAACGCCGAGCAACTTCCCCGCGCGCGGGCTTGTCATCACCAGTCTGGATAACCTGTCCATCTATCAGCAAGACGGCTCCTGGCGTCGTCAGATTGTGGACAATCCCAAGAAAGACCGGGTCGAGGACTACAACAGCCGCAACGAGGGCTATGTGGTCGAAACGCCCGAAAAGCTGGTGGCCTGGGAGTTCAACAACGTCAAGCTTGAAGGGGAATGGTAA
- a CDS encoding head completion/stabilization protein, whose product MSFSAVSKGLSPLIVSGDGWWPDLPVADFQQTYRLPQEYADVLLQDHLELAALWAQRQLEEWRQQREAEGHADLASVPKGALRLYRRAVFCHAKALLLPQFSTVERREAAKNDAKESPETYRQFYAWAQDAVADILGRTRADIELL is encoded by the coding sequence ATGAGCTTTTCCGCAGTCTCCAAAGGGTTAAGCCCCCTCATTGTTTCTGGCGATGGCTGGTGGCCGGATCTGCCCGTGGCGGACTTCCAGCAGACCTACCGCCTCCCCCAGGAATATGCGGACGTGCTCTTGCAGGATCATCTGGAGCTTGCCGCCCTGTGGGCGCAGCGCCAGCTTGAGGAGTGGCGGCAACAGAGGGAGGCCGAGGGACACGCGGATCTGGCCAGCGTTCCCAAGGGGGCCTTGCGGCTCTATCGGCGGGCCGTGTTCTGCCACGCCAAGGCGCTCTTGTTGCCCCAGTTCTCCACGGTTGAGCGGCGCGAGGCGGCAAAGAACGACGCCAAGGAAAGCCCGGAAACATACCGCCAGTTTTACGCCTGGGCGCAGGATGCCGTAGCCGACATTCTGGGCCGCACCCGGGCGGACATTGAACTTTTGTAA
- a CDS encoding putative phage tail assembly chaperone: MEKKISLTVNDKPLNFTVTLASYNKYINELTHINKVAPARNFLMRSVDEDSKDALREIVDLPGFGVQLVGALLEEYMPDVNIIVGK; this comes from the coding sequence ATGGAAAAGAAAATTTCCCTCACGGTCAACGACAAGCCCCTGAACTTCACCGTCACCCTGGCGAGCTACAACAAATACATTAACGAGCTGACCCACATCAACAAGGTGGCCCCGGCCCGCAACTTCCTCATGCGCTCGGTGGACGAAGACAGCAAGGACGCCTTGCGCGAAATTGTGGATCTGCCCGGCTTCGGTGTGCAGTTGGTAGGGGCATTGCTCGAAGAATACATGCCCGATGTGAATATCATAGTGGGAAAATAG
- a CDS encoding phage tail protein — MRKFTALVKHLLESSGLPREQCSAFADQGELLLTGRDMGPAYVDDQPRRQLDLGVWKYEAVINLERYPYDGMTLLSLVLAWLAEHDADRAAQGLEDPKITVTLNDGDTSDVELDIFFEEALAVIEDPAGPIKFEGTRWSMAPTVLTPAEKLTGLHGAVRGDHV; from the coding sequence ATGCGCAAGTTTACCGCCCTCGTCAAACACCTGCTGGAATCCTCGGGCCTGCCGCGCGAACAGTGCAGCGCCTTTGCCGACCAGGGCGAGCTGTTGCTGACTGGCCGGGACATGGGCCCCGCCTACGTTGACGACCAGCCCCGCCGCCAGTTGGATCTCGGCGTGTGGAAGTACGAGGCCGTCATCAATCTGGAGCGCTACCCCTACGACGGCATGACCCTGCTCTCTCTGGTGCTGGCATGGCTGGCGGAGCATGACGCGGATCGCGCCGCCCAGGGGCTGGAAGATCCCAAAATCACCGTCACGCTCAACGATGGCGACACGTCAGACGTTGAGCTGGATATATTTTTTGAGGAGGCCCTGGCCGTGATTGAGGATCCCGCAGGCCCCATCAAATTTGAGGGCACACGCTGGAGCATGGCTCCTACCGTGCTAACCCCTGCGGAAAAACTCACCGGCCTGCACGGGGCCGTTAGGGGCGACCATGTTTAG
- a CDS encoding GPO family capsid scaffolding protein: MPALITKFFKVAQSGPTVDGRNIDPQWLRDMAETYDPAVYRAKIWPDHLRFGNNYGSVVALKVEEADGVVSLYASLAVNAQYLWDNQYDQRLSFSIEHLENFAGSGKSYLGGLGVTDSPASLGTDELKFSRRASCGGQSASIFAGQPVDASCFSADPASDTTEAPGWFTTFIKKFLPCEEPPMDQKQFDAMNKRIEGLEGQLGEIKSLVEGKFAAAPAATTAPAAAGEPKPGTIQPDGKQPQGETSPDFAALTTALADSFKTALDPVRQKLDEMDKRFAAAKPGAPVADTTGPADENTPLI; encoded by the coding sequence ATGCCCGCACTCATTACCAAGTTTTTCAAAGTCGCCCAGTCCGGCCCGACTGTAGACGGCCGCAACATCGACCCGCAGTGGCTGCGCGACATGGCCGAAACCTACGACCCTGCCGTCTACCGCGCCAAAATCTGGCCCGATCATCTGCGCTTCGGCAACAACTACGGTTCGGTTGTGGCCCTCAAGGTTGAGGAAGCGGACGGCGTGGTCAGCCTCTATGCAAGTCTGGCGGTCAATGCCCAGTACCTCTGGGACAACCAGTACGACCAGCGGTTGAGCTTCAGCATTGAACATCTGGAAAATTTCGCGGGATCGGGCAAGTCCTACCTTGGCGGCCTGGGCGTTACAGACAGCCCCGCAAGCCTCGGCACAGACGAGCTGAAGTTCTCGCGCCGCGCATCCTGCGGCGGGCAGAGCGCGAGCATTTTTGCGGGCCAACCCGTGGACGCCTCCTGCTTCAGCGCGGATCCCGCAAGCGACACCACAGAAGCCCCCGGCTGGTTCACTACATTCATCAAAAAATTTCTTCCCTGTGAGGAACCCCCAATGGATCAGAAGCAGTTCGACGCCATGAACAAACGTATTGAAGGGCTTGAAGGCCAGCTCGGCGAAATCAAATCCCTGGTGGAAGGCAAGTTTGCCGCTGCACCTGCAGCCACCACTGCCCCCGCTGCGGCTGGCGAACCCAAGCCCGGCACAATCCAGCCGGATGGCAAGCAGCCCCAGGGCGAAACCTCGCCTGACTTCGCGGCCCTCACCACCGCCCTTGCCGATAGCTTTAAAACGGCCCTGGATCCCGTGCGCCAGAAGCTGGACGAAATGGACAAGCGCTTTGCCGCTGCCAAACCCGGCGCGCCGGTTGCCGACACCACCGGCCCCGCCGACGAAAACACCCCCCTGATCTAG
- a CDS encoding DUF2586 domain-containing protein, producing the protein MLGTVQINNLNLKQGELTSVENYMLFTGIAAADCQNTGKIVTIDQSTDLDAVLGATASDLKTQVTAARLNAGQNWYGCVLPYTVAESTPDALPDAMDAAFESAVNTAMEHVKVEAIIRTDPVTRATSVEAMQALAESIMAKYMRPLWIMARAPQFNSASQTFADYHALASALQADIAADQVMLTVSLWGHEMGTLAGRLASEAVTVADSPMRVATGALVGVWSNRPTDKTGRVIDLSVLKALDAARFSVPQWYPDYEGMYWGDGNVLDVNGGDFQVIENLRVIQKCMRRVYPLAVARIGDRRLNQTPASIAQAQTAFMAPLRAMSRSRTILGIVFPGEIEPPKEGDITLTWVSKYSVEVFIAARPYNCPKKITCNLLLDLTNYATATA; encoded by the coding sequence ATGCTTGGAACCGTACAGATAAATAATCTCAACCTGAAACAGGGCGAGCTGACCAGCGTTGAAAACTACATGCTGTTCACCGGCATTGCGGCGGCTGACTGCCAAAATACCGGAAAGATCGTCACCATCGACCAGTCCACGGATCTGGACGCCGTGCTGGGGGCAACCGCCAGCGACCTCAAAACCCAGGTGACGGCAGCGCGCCTCAATGCCGGGCAAAACTGGTACGGCTGCGTCTTGCCCTACACCGTAGCCGAATCCACGCCTGACGCTCTGCCCGATGCTATGGATGCAGCTTTTGAAAGCGCCGTCAACACGGCAATGGAACACGTCAAGGTCGAGGCCATCATCCGCACCGATCCCGTCACCAGGGCAACCAGCGTGGAAGCCATGCAGGCCCTGGCCGAAAGCATCATGGCCAAGTATATGCGGCCCCTCTGGATCATGGCCCGCGCTCCCCAGTTCAACAGCGCAAGCCAGACCTTTGCCGATTATCATGCCCTGGCCTCTGCCCTTCAGGCGGACATCGCCGCCGACCAGGTCATGCTGACCGTGAGCCTTTGGGGGCACGAGATGGGCACCCTTGCCGGGCGGCTGGCCAGCGAGGCCGTCACCGTGGCCGACAGCCCCATGCGCGTGGCCACTGGCGCTCTGGTGGGCGTGTGGAGCAACCGCCCCACAGACAAAACCGGGCGCGTCATTGACCTCTCCGTGCTCAAGGCGCTGGACGCCGCGCGCTTCTCCGTGCCGCAGTGGTACCCCGATTATGAGGGCATGTACTGGGGCGACGGCAACGTGCTGGACGTCAACGGCGGCGACTTTCAGGTCATTGAAAACCTGCGCGTGATTCAAAAGTGCATGCGCCGCGTGTACCCCCTGGCCGTGGCCCGTATTGGCGACCGCCGCCTCAACCAGACACCGGCCAGCATTGCCCAGGCGCAGACAGCCTTCATGGCTCCGCTGCGCGCCATGAGCCGCAGCCGCACCATTTTGGGCATCGTCTTTCCCGGCGAGATTGAACCGCCCAAGGAGGGCGACATCACCCTCACCTGGGTCAGCAAGTACAGCGTGGAAGTCTTCATTGCTGCGCGCCCCTACAACTGCCCCAAAAAGATCACCTGCAACCTTTTGCTTGACCTGACAAACTACGCAACCGCGACAGCGTAG
- a CDS encoding terminase large subunit domain-containing protein, giving the protein MVYSPARKNTLARGVMVNKCLSRLDKSGHRGRDSRRVICYASGMDDENSTSSRRSYPEEIKDAARGMYLKRYSATEISEALNVPRRTVYFWISQGQWDDLLAHEAPEQAAQRRLTILLERDNKTPGELKEVDALVSTLERLQKLRAAARTVGREVAEAEPGPAGMGDQGRERKPRKGKQVKNDVSRLTKADFEARLHKRYFDYQQQWAAQKLIYRNRAYLKSRQIGATWYFAQEALEDAVLTGDNQIFLSATRAQSEVFRSYITAIAAEEFDINLTGNPIVLNTAHGPSTLYFLSNNSKSAQSYHGHVYIDEFFWITKFRELFKVATGMAAHKKWRRTIFSTPSALTHDAFSLWSGEDFQQRYAKRKPWPDDAALRAGTACPDSWFRQIVTLDDAMAGGCDLFDLAQLKLEYSTDDFEQLFRCRFIDDAQSVFALSLLERCMVDTGEWTDIDRNAAQPVGNRNVWGGYDPARTGDNASASTLLPPDVSGGVIRLLEKERWQNKSYLWQGERIREQSRRYNYGHFGVDTTGPGIGVYEMVKQFIPMTVPIVYSPQVKAQMVLKALEVMEQGRFQFDAGDIDLAHAFMTIKRTTTNSGQMTYAAGRTEKTGHADEAWSVMHALAAEPLARQDSGGGCVIAMS; this is encoded by the coding sequence ATGGTGTACTCTCCTGCCCGCAAGAATACCCTCGCGCGTGGGGTGATGGTCAACAAGTGCTTGTCCAGACTAGATAAATCTGGACACAGGGGCCGGGATTCCCGCCGCGTGATCTGCTATGCGTCAGGCATGGATGACGAAAACAGCACCAGCTCGCGCCGCAGCTACCCGGAAGAAATCAAGGACGCCGCGCGCGGCATGTACTTGAAGCGCTATTCCGCCACGGAGATAAGCGAGGCCCTGAATGTGCCGCGCCGCACGGTGTATTTTTGGATTTCGCAGGGGCAGTGGGACGACCTGCTGGCGCACGAAGCCCCGGAGCAGGCCGCGCAAAGGCGGCTGACCATCCTGCTTGAGCGGGACAACAAGACGCCCGGCGAGCTGAAGGAAGTGGACGCCCTGGTGAGCACACTGGAACGCCTGCAAAAACTGCGGGCGGCTGCCCGGACTGTGGGGCGGGAAGTTGCTGAAGCAGAGCCAGGGCCCGCAGGGATGGGCGACCAGGGCAGGGAGCGCAAGCCCCGTAAGGGCAAACAGGTCAAGAATGACGTGAGCCGCCTGACAAAGGCGGATTTTGAAGCGCGGCTGCACAAGCGATATTTTGACTATCAGCAGCAGTGGGCGGCGCAGAAGCTGATTTACCGCAACCGCGCCTACCTCAAGAGCCGCCAGATAGGGGCCACCTGGTACTTTGCCCAGGAGGCGCTGGAAGATGCCGTGCTCACTGGCGACAACCAGATTTTTCTTTCTGCCACCAGAGCGCAGAGCGAGGTGTTCCGCTCATACATAACGGCCATTGCCGCCGAGGAATTTGACATAAACCTCACGGGCAACCCCATTGTGCTGAACACGGCGCACGGCCCGTCCACGCTGTATTTTTTGAGCAACAACAGCAAGAGCGCCCAGAGCTACCACGGGCACGTTTACATCGACGAATTTTTCTGGATCACGAAGTTCCGCGAGCTGTTCAAGGTGGCCACAGGCATGGCCGCGCACAAGAAGTGGCGGCGCACCATCTTTTCCACGCCTTCAGCCCTGACGCACGATGCCTTCAGCCTGTGGAGCGGTGAGGACTTTCAGCAGCGCTATGCCAAGCGCAAGCCCTGGCCGGACGATGCGGCACTGCGCGCCGGCACGGCCTGCCCGGATTCGTGGTTTCGCCAGATCGTTACCCTGGACGATGCCATGGCCGGGGGCTGCGACCTCTTCGACCTTGCCCAGCTCAAGCTGGAATACAGCACTGATGATTTTGAGCAGTTGTTTCGCTGCCGCTTTATTGATGATGCGCAGAGCGTGTTTGCCCTGTCATTGCTTGAGCGCTGCATGGTGGACACGGGCGAGTGGACGGACATTGACCGCAACGCGGCCCAGCCCGTGGGCAACCGCAACGTGTGGGGCGGCTATGACCCTGCCCGCACCGGGGACAACGCCAGCGCGTCCACCCTGTTGCCACCTGATGTGTCCGGCGGCGTGATCCGCCTGCTGGAAAAGGAACGCTGGCAGAACAAGAGCTACTTGTGGCAGGGCGAGCGCATACGCGAACAGAGCCGCCGTTACAATTACGGGCACTTTGGCGTGGACACCACAGGGCCGGGCATCGGCGTGTATGAAATGGTGAAGCAGTTCATACCCATGACCGTACCCATTGTGTACAGCCCGCAGGTCAAGGCGCAGATGGTGCTCAAGGCTCTGGAAGTTATGGAGCAGGGGCGTTTTCAGTTTGACGCGGGCGACATTGATCTGGCTCACGCCTTTATGACGATCAAGCGCACCACCACCAACAGCGGACAAATGACCTATGCGGCCGGCCGCACGGAAAAAACAGGCCACGCGGACGAGGCCTGGAGCGTCATGCATGCGCTGGCGGCGGAGCCGTTGGCGCGGCAAGATTCTGGCGGCGGCTGCGTAATCGCGATGAGTTAG
- a CDS encoding phage protein, translated as MQRISGKNFDVSIGDLTMNVGKATLTIEDKTDVAKDGGVPNGWVDGEAGASGDMELDAQAIGILGEAAKAAGSWRGLGTFDILFYAKTGQDEEMKVEAFGCKFVLDSLLDLDKAGGQKHISKVKYFVTSPDFIRINGVPYLRPEETEGLISNDK; from the coding sequence ATGCAACGCATCAGCGGCAAAAATTTTGATGTTTCCATTGGCGACCTCACCATGAACGTGGGCAAGGCGACCCTGACCATCGAGGACAAAACCGATGTGGCCAAGGATGGCGGCGTGCCCAACGGATGGGTGGACGGCGAGGCGGGCGCTTCCGGCGACATGGAACTGGACGCCCAGGCCATTGGCATCCTGGGCGAAGCCGCCAAGGCGGCTGGCTCGTGGCGTGGCCTCGGCACCTTCGACATCCTGTTCTACGCCAAAACCGGGCAGGATGAAGAAATGAAGGTCGAGGCCTTCGGCTGCAAATTTGTGCTCGACAGCCTGCTCGACCTCGACAAGGCGGGCGGCCAGAAACACATCAGCAAGGTCAAATACTTTGTGACCAGCCCGGACTTTATCCGCATCAACGGCGTGCCCTACCTGCGGCCTGAAGAAACCGAAGGCCTTATCAGCAACGACAAGTAA
- the lysC gene encoding Rz1-like lysis system protein LysC (LysC is an Rz1-like component of a phage lytic system, substantially overlapping although not fully embedded in the gene for the Rz-like LysB component.) — MTKRFLPGLTALCLTLLCACSNPAPRVEVVRQAPPGALLAQTPEPVPPAQGATNGELLDYAIELQDAVHSANDDKTALRGLYEDAHAGSRISQLP, encoded by the coding sequence ATGACAAAACGTTTTCTGCCTGGGCTGACAGCCCTTTGCCTGACGCTGCTGTGCGCCTGCTCCAATCCGGCGCCGCGCGTTGAGGTTGTGCGGCAAGCGCCCCCGGGCGCGTTGCTTGCCCAAACGCCGGAACCTGTGCCGCCTGCCCAGGGCGCGACCAACGGCGAGCTGCTGGACTACGCCATTGAACTGCAAGACGCCGTTCACAGCGCTAACGACGATAAAACAGCCCTGCGCGGGCTTTACGAGGATGCACATGCAGGATCCCGAATCTCTCAACTACCTTGA
- a CDS encoding DUF6890 family protein, with product MLAISRRWFPQMEPSEESMGEALWLEKDYWEKMAIAVANGIAQAFKG from the coding sequence ATGCTGGCCATTTCGCGCCGCTGGTTTCCGCAGATGGAACCCAGCGAGGAGAGCATGGGTGAAGCCCTGTGGCTGGAAAAAGATTACTGGGAAAAGATGGCAATTGCTGTAGCTAACGGCATTGCCCAGGCCTTCAAAGGATAG